Proteins from a single region of Pseudophryne corroboree isolate aPseCor3 unplaced genomic scaffold, aPseCor3.hap2 scaffold_2021, whole genome shotgun sequence:
- the LOC135005441 gene encoding uncharacterized protein LOC135005441, whose product MSKDKQTRSAPSPTPSDLSLHSNEEWEPTQEADTTDQASSDQPRSSRAHEKSKKKPSRKARSQPEEQSEEEASGEDAGQKKPRGPRYTEAENCTLVDCVDRSYDVLYGLRAQTTAAKVKRNIWESIASQVTAISGNRRSTRNCLKRYSDCRRQTKKKMGIQRRHETATGGGPALNLKWLPWENVIRRRMNPAMVEGVRGGVDSSRPAGFPQEEEPPRRRRKAGDQPSKGGLMTDLPRGHHLRTGHRQRTDRHLCSRHRQQRADHQLRRKHRDHTDRHLCATVRHRAVGHLCTRRRQRTDYHLCARHRRRPHHKMGAKLQLLRAGHHQTVVSPGALGL is encoded by the exons atgtcaaaggacaagcagacccgatccgccccttcccccaccccctcggatctatccctgcatagcaatgaggagtgggagccaacccaggaggcggatacgaccgaccaggcatctagtgaccagccgcggtcgtcaagggcccatgagaagtccaagaaaaagcctagtagaaag gcaagaagccagccagaggagcagtcggaggaggaagcctctggtgaagatgcaggacagaaaaagccgcgtggacccagatacactgaggcggaaaactgtaccctagtggattgcgtcgacaggtcctacgacgttttgtatggactaagggcacagaccacagcagctaaggtaaagcggaacatctgggaatccatcgccagtcaagtcactgcaatatctggaaaccgccggagcaccagaaattgcttgaagcggtacagtgattgccgcagacagaccaagaagaagatggggattcagcgccgacatgagacagctacgggaggtggcccggctctcaatctgaagtggctaccctgggagaacgttattagaaggcgcatgaaccctgccatggtcgaaggagttcgcggaggtgtggactccagccgtcctgccggctttccccaggaggaagaaccgcccagaagacggaggaaggcgggagaccagccgtccaaaggaggtctgatg acagacctgcccagaggacatcacctgcgcacaggacatcgccagcgcacggaccgtcacctgtgcagcaggcatcggcagcagcgcgcggaccatcaactgcgccgcaagcatcgcgatcacacagatcgtcacctgtgcgccacagttcgtcatcgcgcagttggtcacctgtgcaccagacgacgtcagcgcacagactatcacctgtgcgccagacaccgtcggcgaccacaccacaagatgggcgccaaactacagctcctgcgcgcaggccatcaccagaccgtcgtctctccaggagctctgggactgtga